One segment of Proteus appendicitidis DNA contains the following:
- a CDS encoding DNA-binding protein yields MKKEWYTAKELTGIGGLPKSPQGVNAKAKREFWQKQKIKNKQGNGVEYHYSCLPEETLIALELYEPLAHYKLNKKEEPLVIWVKAFQQLNDGEQKTLTELILRDGIRSFLEKIVNY; encoded by the coding sequence ATGAAAAAAGAGTGGTATACGGCAAAGGAATTGACGGGTATAGGTGGATTACCTAAATCACCACAAGGTGTAAATGCGAAAGCTAAACGAGAATTTTGGCAAAAACAAAAGATAAAGAATAAACAAGGTAATGGTGTTGAATATCATTATTCTTGTTTGCCAGAAGAAACTTTAATTGCTCTGGAACTTTATGAACCATTAGCACATTACAAACTAAATAAAAAAGAGGAGCCACTCGTTATCTGGGTGAAAGCATTCCAACAACTAAATGATGGTGAACAAAAAACATTAACAGAGCTGATATTGCGGGATGGTATTAGAAGTTTTTTAGAAAAAATCGTCAATTATTAA
- a CDS encoding DNA-binding protein, with product MKKEWYTAKELVGLAGLPNSPQGVNLMARREGWENRRKRGVQGKAVEYSVKSLPDEVIGVLAAHEPPAEYLSKRQDAFLIWVEAYYQLTKSEREKIVKFVLREGLAKLISYIDADNQDAIERENEEVLNKLKSPPEST from the coding sequence ATGAAAAAAGAATGGTATACAGCGAAAGAATTAGTGGGGCTTGCGGGGTTACCTAACTCACCGCAGGGAGTTAACTTGATGGCGCGTCGTGAAGGATGGGAAAATCGCCGTAAACGAGGTGTTCAGGGGAAAGCTGTCGAGTATTCAGTGAAAAGCCTTCCTGATGAGGTGATTGGCGTGCTAGCTGCACATGAGCCTCCGGCTGAGTATTTATCAAAGCGTCAGGATGCTTTTTTGATTTGGGTTGAAGCTTATTATCAATTAACCAAGTCAGAACGAGAGAAAATTGTGAAATTTGTGCTCCGTGAAGGGTTAGCAAAGCTTATTAGTTATATTGATGCTGATAATCAGGACGCGATTGAGCGAGAAAACGAAGAAGTACTTAATAAGTTGAAAAGCCCACCAGAATCGACATAG
- the ispB gene encoding octaprenyl diphosphate synthase → MNLESIIKLTSADMAAVNEAILYQLNSDVSLINQLGYYIISGGGKRIRPMIAVLTGRALDYQGDKHISVAALIEFIHTATLLHDDVVDESDMRRGKQTANAVFGNAASVLVGDFIYTRSFQMMTDLDSMRVLKLMSNATNVIAEGEVLQLMNCNDPDISEDDYMQVIYSKTARLFEAASHASAILSGATPEQEKAFQDYGRYLGTAFQLIDDLLDYDADNNQLGKNTGDDLDEGKPTLPLLHAMHNGNEEESQLIRQAIEQGNGRHLLDTVLTTMKQCGSLEYTRQKAEEEADKAIEALSIIPDSPYKDALIGLAHVAVQRQS, encoded by the coding sequence ATGAATTTAGAATCTATTATAAAACTAACATCCGCTGATATGGCTGCGGTAAATGAGGCAATCCTTTACCAGCTTAATTCAGATGTTTCTTTGATAAACCAACTTGGTTACTACATCATTAGTGGTGGTGGTAAAAGGATCCGACCAATGATCGCAGTGCTCACCGGACGAGCATTGGACTATCAAGGTGACAAACATATCTCGGTCGCAGCGCTTATCGAATTTATTCATACTGCAACGTTGTTACATGATGATGTTGTTGATGAATCTGATATGCGTAGAGGAAAACAAACGGCAAATGCCGTCTTTGGAAATGCAGCAAGTGTGCTTGTTGGCGACTTTATTTATACACGATCCTTTCAGATGATGACGGATCTTGATTCGATGCGTGTATTAAAATTAATGTCTAACGCCACCAATGTGATCGCTGAAGGTGAGGTTTTACAGTTAATGAATTGTAATGATCCTGACATTTCTGAAGATGACTATATGCAAGTTATCTATAGCAAAACAGCTCGTCTCTTTGAAGCGGCTTCTCATGCATCAGCGATCCTTTCAGGTGCGACGCCTGAGCAAGAAAAAGCATTCCAAGATTATGGTCGTTATCTTGGGACTGCTTTCCAGCTCATTGACGATTTGCTTGATTATGATGCAGACAACAACCAGTTGGGTAAAAACACGGGTGATGATCTCGATGAAGGTAAACCAACGTTGCCATTACTTCATGCTATGCATAACGGCAATGAAGAAGAATCCCAATTAATTCGCCAAGCCATTGAACAAGGTAATGGTCGCCATTTATTGGATACTGTTTTAACTACGATGAAACAGTGTGGTTCTTTGGAATATACCCGTCAAAAAGCAGAAGAAGAAGCAGACAAAGCGATTGAGGCTTTATCAATTATACCTGACTCACCGTATAAAGATGCGCTTATTGGGCTTGCTCACGTCGCTGTACAACGTCAATCATAA
- the rplU gene encoding 50S ribosomal protein L21, producing the protein MYAVFQSGGKQHRVSEGQTIRLEKLEVATGETIEFDTVMMVANGDDIQIGAPILAGVKVKAEVVAHGRGDKVKIVKFRRRKHSRKQQGHRQWFTDVKITGIA; encoded by the coding sequence ATGTACGCGGTTTTCCAAAGTGGTGGTAAACAACACCGAGTCAGCGAAGGTCAAACTATTCGTTTAGAGAAGCTGGAAGTAGCTACTGGCGAAACAATCGAGTTTGATACTGTAATGATGGTCGCTAATGGCGATGACATTCAAATTGGCGCTCCAATCCTTGCGGGCGTTAAAGTTAAAGCGGAAGTGGTTGCTCACGGTCGCGGCGATAAAGTTAAGATTGTTAAGTTCCGTCGTCGTAAACACAGCCGTAAACAACAGGGCCACCGTCAGTGGTTTACTGATGTTAAAATCACTGGTATCGCTTAA
- the rpmA gene encoding 50S ribosomal protein L27, with protein sequence MAHKKAGGSTRNGRDSEAKRLGVKRFGGEAVLAGSIIVRQRGTKFHAGTNVGCGRDHTLFALADGKIKFEVKGPNNRKFISIEAE encoded by the coding sequence ATGGCACATAAAAAGGCTGGCGGCTCGACTCGTAACGGTCGTGATTCCGAAGCAAAACGTCTGGGTGTTAAACGTTTCGGTGGTGAAGCTGTATTAGCAGGTAGCATCATCGTTCGTCAACGTGGTACTAAGTTCCATGCAGGTACTAACGTTGGTTGTGGTCGTGACCACACCCTGTTTGCATTAGCTGACGGAAAAATTAAGTTCGAAGTTAAAGGTCCAAACAACCGTAAATTTATCAGCATCGAAGCTGAATAA
- the cgtA gene encoding Obg family GTPase CgtA codes for MKFVDEAKILIVAGDGGNGCVSFRREKYIPNGGPDGGDGGDGGDVYMIADENLNTLIDYRFTKSYRAERGENGHSRDCTGKRGQDITISVPVGTRVRDLATNEVIADLTAHGQKQMVAKGGFHGLGNTRFKSSVNRAPRQRTMGTPGESREVLLELMLLADVGMLGMPNAGKSTFIRAVSAAKPKVADYPFTTLVPSLGVVRMDNHQSFVVADIPGLIEGAADGAGLGIQFLKHLERCRVLLHLIDIDPIDGSDPVENAKIIISELEKYSEKLAQKPRWLVFNKVDLLDAEEAKEKAKAIVEALGWDENYYMIAAINQEGVKKLCWNIMEFLNVTPREQDIVATKVEPGKVDFMWDDYHKEQLENPDFEEDDDDDWDEEDDDGIEFIYQR; via the coding sequence ATGAAATTTGTTGATGAGGCCAAGATCCTAATCGTCGCGGGCGATGGTGGTAACGGCTGTGTAAGCTTTCGTCGCGAAAAATATATCCCTAACGGGGGACCAGACGGTGGTGATGGTGGTGATGGTGGTGATGTCTACATGATTGCAGACGAAAACCTTAACACCTTAATCGATTACCGTTTTACAAAATCTTATCGTGCAGAACGTGGTGAAAATGGCCACAGTCGTGATTGTACTGGTAAGCGTGGTCAAGATATTACTATCAGTGTTCCTGTCGGAACGCGTGTCCGTGATTTAGCAACAAATGAAGTTATTGCTGACTTGACTGCTCACGGTCAAAAGCAAATGGTTGCTAAAGGCGGCTTCCATGGTTTAGGTAATACTCGCTTTAAATCGTCGGTTAACCGTGCTCCACGTCAACGTACAATGGGAACACCGGGTGAATCTCGTGAAGTCCTATTAGAGCTAATGTTATTAGCTGATGTGGGTATGCTTGGTATGCCAAATGCGGGTAAATCTACATTTATTCGTGCAGTATCAGCAGCAAAACCTAAAGTTGCTGATTATCCATTTACAACATTAGTACCAAGCTTAGGTGTGGTGCGTATGGATAATCACCAAAGCTTTGTGGTTGCAGATATTCCCGGATTAATCGAAGGCGCTGCTGATGGTGCAGGTCTTGGGATCCAATTTTTAAAACATTTAGAACGCTGTCGTGTATTACTACACTTGATCGACATTGATCCTATTGATGGATCGGATCCTGTGGAAAATGCAAAAATTATTATCTCTGAATTAGAGAAATACAGCGAAAAATTAGCACAAAAACCACGTTGGTTAGTGTTCAATAAAGTTGATCTTCTTGATGCTGAAGAAGCAAAAGAGAAGGCAAAAGCAATTGTTGAAGCGCTGGGTTGGGATGAAAACTATTACATGATAGCGGCAATCAACCAAGAAGGTGTGAAAAAACTTTGCTGGAATATCATGGAATTCCTGAATGTTACTCCGCGTGAGCAAGACATTGTTGCAACAAAAGTAGAACCAGGAAAAGTTGACTTTATGTGGGATGATTACCACAAAGAACAGCTTGAAAACCCTGATTTCGAAGAAGATGATGACGATGATTGGGATGAAGAAGACGATGATGGTATTGAATTTATCTACCAACGTTAA
- the dacB gene encoding serine-type D-Ala-D-Ala carboxypeptidase, giving the protein MRLLSTFRRILYTLSIISFSTQAIPVENYTSLLPEGTQVGLITQPVGAASPNLNYHAEQLALPASTQKVVTALAALLQLGGNYQFTTTMETEGKIKDNQLNGDLIFRFTGDPTLTRQQLRAMVAILKQAGVTKVHGDLLIDTSAFSSHDKAPGWVWNDMTQCFSAPPSAAIVDKNCFSVLLQSGKNEGDIATIRKASFYPVTVLSEVETYEKGSTRTRFCELDVTVRDLNTYVITGCIPKRDDAVPLMFSIQDGAHWTGTILKEELQRANIELDGYIKRRSQLKAPVTVLAQTQSKPLHSLLTTMLKESDNMIADTVFRTIGREYYGVAGTWRSGAEATRAILKQKAGIDLGNTVMVDGSGLSRHNLISPATMMQVLQYIGQHESELNFITMLPLAGHDGTLQYRGGFHEAGVDGKVSAKTGSLKGVYNLAGFMTTANGQKVAFVQYVSAYSPPTQNRNAGRAYLVRFETNLYKDMYNNR; this is encoded by the coding sequence ATGCGCTTACTATCAACATTTCGACGGATACTTTACACATTAAGTATTATTAGCTTTTCAACCCAAGCAATACCTGTTGAAAACTACACATCCCTTCTTCCTGAAGGAACACAAGTAGGTTTAATAACTCAACCCGTTGGCGCGGCTTCTCCTAATCTTAACTATCATGCCGAGCAATTAGCACTTCCAGCAAGTACTCAGAAAGTAGTGACTGCACTTGCAGCATTACTTCAATTAGGTGGAAATTATCAATTCACCACAACAATGGAAACCGAAGGTAAGATAAAAGACAATCAGCTTAATGGTGATTTAATCTTTCGTTTTACAGGCGATCCTACATTAACTCGCCAGCAGTTAAGAGCAATGGTTGCCATATTAAAGCAAGCTGGTGTTACAAAAGTGCATGGTGATTTGCTTATTGATACTTCTGCTTTTTCAAGTCATGACAAAGCCCCGGGTTGGGTTTGGAATGATATGACCCAATGCTTTAGCGCACCACCAAGTGCTGCGATTGTTGATAAGAACTGTTTTTCTGTCTTGCTGCAAAGTGGCAAAAACGAAGGTGATATTGCCACAATACGTAAAGCTTCTTTCTATCCTGTAACTGTTTTAAGTGAAGTTGAAACTTATGAGAAAGGATCAACTCGCACCCGTTTTTGTGAATTAGATGTCACTGTGCGTGACTTAAATACCTATGTAATCACAGGTTGTATTCCTAAACGTGACGATGCAGTACCTTTAATGTTTTCTATTCAAGACGGCGCGCATTGGACCGGTACAATTTTAAAAGAAGAGTTACAACGCGCTAATATTGAACTTGATGGATATATCAAGCGTCGCTCTCAACTAAAAGCACCCGTTACTGTACTGGCACAAACACAATCAAAACCGTTACATAGCTTACTTACAACTATGCTAAAAGAGTCTGACAATATGATTGCAGACACCGTATTTAGAACTATTGGTCGTGAGTATTATGGCGTTGCAGGTACTTGGCGCTCTGGTGCAGAAGCAACCCGCGCTATTTTAAAACAAAAAGCCGGAATCGATTTAGGAAATACCGTTATGGTTGATGGCTCTGGTCTTTCTCGCCATAATCTCATTTCGCCTGCAACCATGATGCAAGTCCTTCAATATATTGGACAACATGAAAGTGAATTAAACTTTATCACTATGCTTCCCCTTGCAGGGCATGACGGTACATTGCAATATCGAGGCGGTTTTCATGAAGCGGGTGTTGATGGCAAAGTGTCTGCCAAAACAGGTTCATTAAAAGGGGTTTACAATCTTGCGGGCTTTATGACCACGGCAAATGGACAGAAAGTTGCGTTTGTACAATACGTTTCAGCGTATTCACCGCCGACACAGAATCGTAATGCAGGACGCGCTTATTTAGTGCGTTTTGAAACTAATCTGTATAAAGATATGTACAATAACCGCTAG
- the greA gene encoding transcription elongation factor GreA, giving the protein MNQIPMTVLGAEKLREELEYLKGTRRPEIIAAIAEAREHGDLKENAEYHAAREQQGFCEGRIQEIEAKLSNAQVIDITKMNNNGRIIFGSTVTLLNVETEEEQTYRIVGDDEANIKENLISVNSPIARGLIGKELDDVVVITTPGGQVEYEVLNVEYI; this is encoded by the coding sequence ATGAATCAGATCCCTATGACAGTTCTAGGTGCAGAAAAATTACGCGAAGAGCTGGAATATTTAAAAGGTACTCGTCGTCCCGAGATTATTGCTGCTATCGCTGAAGCTCGTGAACATGGAGACTTAAAAGAAAACGCGGAATATCATGCTGCAAGAGAGCAACAAGGTTTCTGTGAAGGTCGCATACAAGAAATTGAAGCAAAATTATCAAATGCTCAAGTCATTGATATTACAAAGATGAATAACAATGGTCGTATTATTTTTGGTTCAACAGTGACACTGTTAAATGTTGAAACTGAAGAAGAGCAAACTTACCGCATTGTGGGTGATGATGAAGCGAACATTAAAGAAAACTTAATTTCTGTTAACTCACCGATTGCGCGTGGGTTGATTGGTAAAGAGTTAGATGATGTCGTTGTTATCACTACACCGGGTGGACAAGTCGAGTATGAAGTTTTAAACGTAGAATATATTTAA
- the yhbY gene encoding ribosome assembly RNA-binding protein YhbY has protein sequence MTLNKKQIQHLKGLAHHLNPVVMIGNNGLTEGVLAEIEVALAHHELIKVKIAGEDRDVKNLIVAAIVRESGAQNVQVIGKILVLYRPSEARKIILPK, from the coding sequence ATGACTCTTAACAAAAAACAAATTCAACACCTGAAAGGGCTCGCTCATCACCTTAATCCAGTCGTTATGATTGGTAACAACGGGTTGACTGAAGGCGTTCTTGCAGAAATTGAAGTCGCTCTGGCACACCATGAGCTTATCAAAGTCAAAATCGCAGGCGAAGATCGAGATGTTAAAAACTTGATCGTGGCAGCGATTGTACGCGAAAGCGGTGCACAGAATGTACAAGTTATCGGAAAAATTCTTGTTCTTTATCGTCCTTCAGAAGCACGTAAGATTATTTTACCGAAATAA
- the rlmE gene encoding 23S rRNA (uridine(2552)-2'-O)-methyltransferase RlmE: protein MANKKRSASSSRWLQEHFSDKYVQQAKKKGFRSRAWFKLEEIQQSDNIFKPGMTVVDLGAAPGGWSQYVVQQLGSKGRIIACDLLPMDPIVGVDFLQGDFRDELVLKALLDRVGENKVQVVMSDMAPNMSGTPAVDIPRSMYLVELALDMCRDVLAPGGSFIVKVFQGEGFDEYLGQIRSLFTKVKVRKPDASRSRSREVYIVATGRKL, encoded by the coding sequence ATGGCCAATAAGAAACGTTCGGCAAGCTCTAGCCGCTGGTTACAAGAACATTTTAGTGATAAATATGTTCAGCAAGCAAAGAAAAAAGGGTTTCGCTCTCGCGCTTGGTTTAAACTGGAAGAAATTCAGCAAAGTGACAATATCTTTAAACCAGGTATGACCGTTGTCGATTTAGGAGCTGCTCCTGGTGGGTGGTCTCAATACGTTGTACAGCAGTTAGGAAGCAAAGGTCGAATTATCGCATGCGACCTTTTACCTATGGATCCTATTGTTGGAGTCGATTTCCTTCAAGGCGATTTTCGTGATGAACTTGTGTTGAAGGCATTGCTTGATAGAGTAGGTGAAAACAAAGTCCAGGTTGTCATGTCTGACATGGCTCCAAACATGAGCGGTACGCCCGCGGTCGATATCCCTCGATCCATGTATTTAGTAGAGTTAGCGCTTGATATGTGTCGTGATGTACTGGCTCCCGGGGGAAGTTTTATTGTCAAAGTGTTTCAGGGAGAAGGCTTTGATGAATACCTGGGGCAAATACGCTCCCTGTTTACGAAAGTGAAAGTTCGTAAACCAGACGCTTCGCGGTCTCGTTCTCGTGAGGTATATATTGTAGCCACAGGGCGTAAACTTTAG